One genomic segment of Novisyntrophococcus fermenticellae includes these proteins:
- a CDS encoding N-acetylmuramoyl-L-alanine amidase: MNLHKLILTNNACYRAGKTITPKGIMVHSTGANNPNLKRYVSPDDGLLGKNQYGNHWNQNTPDGRQVCVHGFIGQLVDGSIATYQTLPWNMRGWHCGSGAKGSGNDTHIGFEICEDGLTDASYFSAVYKEAVELCVYLCKQYGLTDKDIICHSEGAKLGIASNHGDVMHWFPKFGKTMDTFRTAVKVGLAVAETTAESDTPKRYYRVQIGAYSVKANADAMLSKVKAAGFTDAFVKYSE, encoded by the coding sequence ATGAATCTGCATAAACTCATTTTGACGAACAATGCCTGCTACAGGGCAGGCAAAACCATTACGCCGAAGGGTATCATGGTGCATTCCACCGGGGCGAACAATCCCAATTTGAAACGCTATGTCAGTCCGGATGACGGACTACTTGGAAAAAATCAGTACGGCAACCACTGGAACCAGAATACGCCGGACGGCCGTCAGGTCTGCGTCCACGGTTTTATCGGCCAGCTTGTCGACGGCTCCATCGCAACGTACCAGACCTTGCCGTGGAATATGCGCGGTTGGCACTGCGGCAGCGGTGCAAAAGGCTCCGGTAATGATACGCATATCGGCTTTGAAATCTGCGAGGACGGTCTGACCGATGCCTCGTATTTTTCTGCCGTTTACAAGGAAGCCGTAGAGCTTTGCGTATATCTCTGCAAGCAGTATGGGCTGACGGATAAGGACATTATCTGTCACTCGGAGGGTGCGAAGCTGGGGATCGCCAGTAATCACGGCGATGTCATGCACTGGTTTCCGAAGTTTGGCAAGACCATGGATACCTTCCGCACTGCGGTCAAGGTCGGGTTGGCGGTAGCGGAAACGACCGCTGAATCTGACACGCCGAAGAGATATTACCGTGTGCAGATCGGTGCATATTCCGTTAAGGCAAACGCCGATGCTATGCTCAGCAAGGTCAAGGCAGCTGGCTTCACTGACGCCTTTGTCAAGTATAGCGAGTAA